The following proteins are encoded in a genomic region of Streptomyces sp. NBC_01723:
- a CDS encoding 1-aminocyclopropane-1-carboxylate deaminase/D-cysteine desulfhydrase, with product MTGTDTSDLATLGPRLPSPCQEIVDGRFERHGVRLLLKRDDLIHPDLVGNKWRKLAPNLATARGRTVVTFGGAYSNHLRATAAAGRLLGLSTVGVVRGQELAGRPLNPSLARCAADGMRLHFVDRSTYRRKSEPETLAALLRAVAAEDAVVVPEGGSNASAVRGCRALGEELGGHADVAAVACGTGGTLAGLAAGLPRGRRTLGIPVLKGGFLTDDIRRLQDRAFGGPRGDWSLDDRFHCGGYARTTPELDSFADDFEDRHGLPVERVYVAKLLHALLALTQEGAFPRGTALAAVVTGRPFP from the coding sequence GTGACCGGCACCGACACCTCCGACCTCGCCACCCTCGGCCCCCGCCTGCCGTCACCCTGCCAGGAGATCGTCGACGGGCGGTTCGAGCGGCACGGCGTCCGGCTGCTGCTGAAGCGGGACGACCTGATCCACCCCGACCTGGTCGGCAACAAATGGCGCAAACTGGCGCCGAATCTCGCCACCGCGCGGGGCCGTACCGTCGTCACGTTCGGCGGCGCCTACTCCAACCACCTGCGCGCCACGGCCGCCGCCGGCCGGCTGCTCGGCCTGTCGACGGTGGGCGTGGTGCGGGGTCAGGAACTGGCCGGGCGGCCGCTCAACCCCTCCCTGGCCCGGTGCGCGGCCGACGGCATGCGGCTGCACTTCGTCGACCGCTCGACGTACCGCCGCAAGAGCGAGCCGGAGACCCTGGCCGCGCTGCTGCGCGCGGTGGCCGCCGAGGACGCGGTCGTGGTCCCCGAGGGCGGCAGCAACGCGTCGGCCGTCCGCGGCTGCCGGGCTCTCGGCGAGGAACTGGGCGGACACGCCGACGTGGCCGCCGTCGCCTGCGGCACGGGTGGCACGCTCGCCGGTCTGGCCGCGGGCCTGCCCCGGGGCCGGCGGACGCTGGGGATACCCGTGCTCAAGGGCGGCTTCCTGACCGACGACATACGACGGCTCCAGGACCGTGCGTTCGGCGGACCGCGCGGCGACTGGAGCCTCGACGACCGCTTCCACTGCGGCGGCTACGCCCGCACGACGCCGGAGCTCGACTCCTTCGCCGACGACTTCGAAGACCGCCACGGCCTGCCCGTGGAGCGCGTGTATGTAGCCAAGCTCCTGCACGCCCTGCTCGCCCTCACCCAGGAGGGCGCCTTCCCCCGCGGGACCGCCCTGGCCGCGGTCGTCACCGGCCGGCCGTTCCCCTGA